From the genome of Flavobacteriales bacterium:
GATGAAAATGACCTCGTGGAATACATTACAGATCCATCATTGATCTATGAGAAGTATGCCGATCTGGTGGATATTGTGATTGATGGCGGCTATGGAGGATTTCAAGGTTCTACCGTTTTGAATTGTGCTGATGGCGAAGTGGAAGTGATTCGCGAAGGCAAAGGCCCGGTCGATGACCTGATGTAGGTCGTTCACCGATTCATCCGCAGCTTTTCTTCGTTCATGCTATTGGTTCTGTTTCCAGTCTAAAAACTGTATCTTAAACAGTCCATTGCAAGTACAATTATTATAATGATCAAGCTCATGCTTCGGATTTCAGTCATCATCTATTTCGTCACTTTTTGGACTACCACAGCGGTAGCTCAAGAAATGATGTTTGATGATCTGCATCCGACCGATGGCGCGATTTTCATCAAGTCAGTTAATGGCGTTGATGTTCCTGTTGACATTGATGGAAGCCCAATTCAAGCACATCCGGTTTTCAGGATGACAGCTGAGCAACGTTCAGGTAATACCTGGGCAAAAACAGTAAAACGAATGGAAGGTACCGACAACGGGCGGGCGTCAGATTTTGGCCCAACGTTTAACCTTACTTATGTGGATATTGTAAAAAGTACAGGATTCGGATTTGATGACCCTGTACTCGGTGCGCAACGCAGAGCTGCTTTGGAAACCGCCTTTGCCTATTATTCAGCTGTCATTGAAGATTTTGGAGAAGTTGATATGGAGATCAGAGAATCATTCTCCGGAAATCCTAATTCTAATCCTTTTGCATTCTCCGCATCCTATTATTTTGGCTCCAAAGGATTCAATTCACCGTTCACCAAATCGCATATCGTTACTGGTTCCGATCCGTATGATGCATATCCTGACGCATACCTGCAATTCAATTTTCATCCGAATTTCGATTACAATTATGATGCAGACTCGGAACCTGGAAGCCAGCAATTTGATTTCCACACCATTGTGATCCATGAAATTCTACATGTTTTAGGTTTTACGAGCTATTCCACGGCTTCGGGAGAATCTGCTGCATCGCCATTGGTTTACACCTCATTCGATGAATTCTTGAACGATTACAATAAAGATGCGCTGTTTCAGAAAACAGGTTCAGGATCGAGCACGGATGTGTCTATTCCTGAAGGTGGCACACTAACGAACAATCAGGTTTGGTTTGAGCTGGACCCAGGACAATTTGCTCCTGTTTTTGCGCCAAGTCCATTCAATCCTTCCAGTCTAGATCACTTTGACAATGGACGTTCTGAAACTGGTGGTTACGTCATGCATCCATCGCTATCGAAAGGTGTAAGTTTCAAATTGCTGCACGAGCATGAAGTTCGTGTGATGGAAAAACTCGGATACTCGGTTAATTACAGTATTGCAACTGCCATTGAAGAAGGATTTTCTGATGGAGCGCCTGTTCGTATAACATCGGGCCTCTACCCTAATCCTGCATATGCTTCTGATCCTGTGAAGATTGACATTGGCGACATCTCGACCAACGAGATTCTGGTTATCGTGTATGATATGCTCGGTAAACAGTCTTATTCCAAAGTAATACTGAACGCTGGCTCCGGACCAATCACTGCCATCGACCCATATCAGAATCTAGCTCCGGGAATGTATATCGTTATTGGCTCTACCAAAGATGAGCTCTTCAATGAGAAACTGGTGATCAGGTAATTTTCTACGTCTGCAAGGGAGAATCAATACATCCGTCTTCGGAAGCTGTATTTCCCAAATACCAGATGAAAAACGGCCCCAAAGGTGGAAATGATGTCTCTGGCCAAAACTGCGTTCTCTGTCAAAAAATCAGCCGCATGATCTCCAGCACTTCCATGCAAAAAGGTGCCTAAAATAGCCGACTGTTCAGGAGAATATCCTTGCGCCAACAATCCGAGGATCATACCAGTTAGCACATCGCCACTACCTGCAGTAGCCATTCCAGGATTGCCCGTAGAGTTGAAAAACACTTCGCCTGCAGGTGTAGTAATACAGGTATAAGCGCCTTTCAGTACCACGGTTACGCTATACTTCTTAGAGAAATCGATCTGTAATTGCATACGCTCTTCAAACGAAGACCACTTTCCAACCAATCGCTCAAATTCTTTAGGATGTGGCGTCAGTATGGTTCCTTTTGGAAGGAACGAGTACCACGTTTTGTTCTCTGCCAAGATATTGAGCCCGTCCGCATCAACCACCAAATGAGCCGATGCGTCCTGAATCAGGCGCTTTAGCACATTGGCCGTGTCTTTCTCCGTTCCGATTCCCGGCCCGATTCCGATGGCATTAAAGCCATTCAGCTTAGGTAGATCGATGAGAAAATCTGCATTCGAATCTACCGAACACATGACCTCTGCAACTGCTGTTTGCATGATGTCGAGTCCGCAGGCCGGAACGTGGGCCGTAACCAATCCAGCAC
Proteins encoded in this window:
- a CDS encoding T9SS type A sorting domain-containing protein, which encodes MIKLMLRISVIIYFVTFWTTTAVAQEMMFDDLHPTDGAIFIKSVNGVDVPVDIDGSPIQAHPVFRMTAEQRSGNTWAKTVKRMEGTDNGRASDFGPTFNLTYVDIVKSTGFGFDDPVLGAQRRAALETAFAYYSAVIEDFGEVDMEIRESFSGNPNSNPFAFSASYYFGSKGFNSPFTKSHIVTGSDPYDAYPDAYLQFNFHPNFDYNYDADSEPGSQQFDFHTIVIHEILHVLGFTSYSTASGESAASPLVYTSFDEFLNDYNKDALFQKTGSGSSTDVSIPEGGTLTNNQVWFELDPGQFAPVFAPSPFNPSSLDHFDNGRSETGGYVMHPSLSKGVSFKLLHEHEVRVMEKLGYSVNYSIATAIEEGFSDGAPVRITSGLYPNPAYASDPVKIDIGDISTNEILVIVYDMLGKQSYSKVILNAGSGPITAIDPYQNLAPGMYIVIGSTKDELFNEKLVIR